One Erysipelothrix amsterdamensis DNA window includes the following coding sequences:
- a CDS encoding energy-coupling factor transporter ATPase: protein MKQLAVNGLTFSYDGTRNAVDNVSFNVKKGDYVTVIGHNGSGKSTLAKLIIGLLESNAGTIEIDELRLNPENVYDIREKIAIVFQNPDNQFIGSTVRDDIAFGLENRMIAPDEMDSLIQTYSKRVGMEDFLNHEPTKLSGGQKQRVAIAGVLAMQPELLVLDEATSMLDPKGRKEVNDLVHELHTENKMSILSITHDIEEVTMSDYVIVMNEGKIAMQGTPEEILIHAERLVALSLDIPFSLKFFQAMKACGIDLSTPYDLEGMVEELCQLRSKM from the coding sequence TTGAAACAATTAGCAGTTAATGGGTTGACGTTTTCTTACGATGGTACAAGAAATGCTGTCGACAACGTATCTTTTAATGTTAAAAAGGGTGATTATGTAACCGTAATTGGCCATAACGGAAGTGGTAAATCTACACTTGCGAAACTTATAATTGGGTTACTTGAAAGTAATGCTGGGACCATCGAAATCGATGAGTTACGATTGAATCCAGAGAATGTTTATGATATACGAGAGAAAATTGCAATCGTATTTCAAAATCCTGATAACCAGTTTATTGGTTCAACGGTTCGGGATGATATCGCATTTGGTTTGGAAAATCGTATGATTGCCCCAGATGAAATGGATTCTTTGATTCAGACTTATTCGAAACGTGTCGGCATGGAAGATTTTCTGAATCATGAACCTACAAAATTAAGTGGGGGACAAAAACAACGTGTAGCCATTGCAGGTGTTTTAGCAATGCAACCCGAGTTACTTGTTCTCGATGAAGCAACAAGTATGCTTGATCCAAAAGGTCGAAAAGAAGTGAATGATCTTGTCCATGAATTGCATACTGAAAATAAAATGAGTATTTTATCGATCACTCACGACATTGAAGAAGTAACAATGAGTGATTATGTCATCGTAATGAATGAAGGTAAAATTGCGATGCAGGGAACTCCTGAAGAAATACTAATTCATGCGGAACGTTTAGTAGCGTTATCGCTGGATATTCCTTTTAGTCTTAAATTTTTCCAAGCGATGAAGGCGTGTGGCATTGATTTATCTACGCCATATGATCTAGAAGGGATGGTGGAAGAGTTATGTCAATTACGTTCGAAGATGTAA
- the pepT gene encoding peptidase T: MKKTLIERLVRYTKINTRSDAASKTIPSSKNQFDLAEVLYNECIQIGLEKVHMDEFGIVTALCPSNVDVDVPTIGFIAHMDTADFNSENVKPRVIENYDGSDIVLNEELDIISKVSMFPSLKDYVGKTLIVTDGTTLLGADNKAGVTEIMTAMEYLIEHPEVKHGDIRIAFTIDEEIGTGAESFDVEAFGADFAYTVDGGALGEMEYETFNAAESVVTVKGVSVHPGSAKDTMVNASVVAHEFFAMLPIQERPEHTEGYEGFYLLTEMSSNIEDATMSFIIRDHDMDLFTRRKEMLDTIALKLNEKYGYECVSVKTTDTYYNMKNIIEKDMSIVELAEKAMVSIDVEPIIAPVRGGTDGSRLSYMGLPTPNLFTGGENFHGKHEFAVVETMAKATELIIAISELNTKR; this comes from the coding sequence ATGAAAAAGACACTAATAGAACGACTTGTTCGTTATACAAAAATTAATACCCGTTCCGATGCGGCGTCCAAAACGATTCCATCATCGAAAAACCAATTTGATTTAGCTGAGGTTCTTTATAATGAGTGCATTCAAATCGGTCTTGAAAAAGTTCATATGGATGAATTTGGTATTGTAACTGCGCTATGTCCATCTAATGTTGATGTTGATGTGCCTACCATTGGATTTATTGCACACATGGATACGGCCGATTTTAATTCGGAAAATGTTAAACCACGCGTTATCGAAAATTACGATGGTTCTGATATTGTTCTGAATGAAGAACTAGACATCATTTCAAAGGTTTCAATGTTCCCATCACTTAAAGATTATGTTGGTAAAACATTAATTGTGACTGATGGTACAACTTTACTCGGCGCAGATAACAAGGCTGGAGTTACGGAAATTATGACTGCCATGGAATATCTAATTGAGCATCCAGAGGTAAAACACGGAGATATTCGGATTGCGTTTACCATCGATGAAGAAATCGGTACAGGGGCTGAGAGTTTTGATGTTGAAGCTTTTGGAGCTGATTTTGCCTATACTGTTGATGGTGGTGCTTTAGGTGAAATGGAATATGAAACATTTAATGCGGCGGAATCCGTTGTTACTGTGAAGGGTGTTTCGGTACATCCAGGATCTGCGAAAGATACAATGGTAAATGCTTCTGTGGTAGCACATGAATTTTTTGCAATGTTACCGATTCAAGAGCGACCTGAACACACGGAGGGTTATGAAGGATTTTACTTATTAACCGAGATGAGTTCAAATATTGAAGATGCAACGATGTCATTTATCATTCGTGATCATGATATGGATCTGTTTACACGTCGTAAGGAAATGTTAGACACCATCGCATTAAAACTTAATGAGAAATACGGCTACGAATGTGTTTCGGTTAAAACTACAGATACTTACTACAATATGAAGAACATTATCGAAAAAGACATGAGCATTGTGGAATTGGCTGAAAAAGCGATGGTTTCAATCGATGTGGAACCTATCATTGCACCGGTACGTGGTGGTACGGATGGATCCCGTCTTTCTTATATGGGATTACCAACACCGAACCTATTTACAGGCGGTGAGAATTTCCACGGTAAACATGAGTTTGCAGTTGTGGAAACCATGGCTAAAGCTACAGAGTTGATTATTGCGATATCAGAGTTAAATACAAAGCGCTAG
- a CDS encoding 5'-nucleotidase C-terminal domain-containing protein translates to MKKPKIILLVLSLITLITPGHRVLSVAADNATQDSNTVTIMHTNDMHGRFGTKSLGLAHIKTLKDEINPLLLVDGGDAFQGLPISNVDKGASMAKIMNAVGYDAMVVGNHEFDFGTAVALGEEEGFGSNLKFPVLSSNTIYTESNQKVFKESTLISKSNSNSALIEKDGYKIAVIGATTPETQTKTHPKNIEGISWLDPIPTVTHEILKEEYQDVDFYVVLTHLGIDNETKTAWRSDTLAHSLSENSNMKDKKILIVDGHSHTPIEKGIHVGDNVILVQTGEHLNNVGLVTLNLDDFSSSVAKLIPLKDIANQPDPEIMEIIQTSDAAYSDLVSRVIKENNTIDFQGQRDFVRVQETNLGNIITDSMVAYGKEGFRNPTDFAVINGGGIRANLSKGPITLGDVISVLPFGNVMSQISVTGQQVWDMFEFSLRTDVQDVLDHHGLPKLGSNGGFLHVSDTIRIHYDPTKDASSRVLGIDIYDVKQDRFVPIDLEKTYHMATNDFLAAGGDGYSMLGGAREEGPSLDAVFADFMEHNAFIDWERYDETQNPQRIISILEKDYVIPSVTPLEFEALEQILDKAKAIKPNDYTEESFQNLQDAIAVGESYLQSLSKRTASPVSQDDINKAIAQIEDAIANLKLKDLDKPIVVPEKPVTPGIDMKTPVLSGDQQTTNISTLPKTGINKRFTYGLGSGLTVLGWILVRGIHKKETDNQ, encoded by the coding sequence ATGAAAAAGCCAAAAATTATTCTTTTAGTTTTATCGCTTATAACACTTATTACTCCCGGACATCGTGTCCTGTCTGTGGCTGCAGATAATGCCACGCAAGACTCAAATACTGTTACCATCATGCATACGAATGATATGCACGGTCGTTTTGGTACGAAGTCTCTCGGTCTTGCACATATTAAAACACTTAAAGATGAGATAAATCCACTGCTTTTAGTCGATGGTGGTGATGCCTTTCAAGGTCTACCTATTTCAAACGTAGATAAAGGGGCGAGTATGGCAAAAATCATGAATGCCGTTGGCTATGATGCAATGGTCGTTGGAAACCACGAGTTTGATTTTGGTACAGCGGTTGCATTAGGTGAAGAGGAAGGTTTTGGATCAAACTTGAAGTTTCCAGTTCTTTCATCAAATACAATATATACTGAGTCAAATCAGAAAGTATTTAAAGAGTCGACGCTTATTTCGAAATCGAATTCAAACTCCGCACTTATCGAGAAGGACGGTTATAAAATTGCCGTAATTGGGGCAACAACACCTGAAACACAGACTAAAACGCATCCTAAAAATATTGAAGGTATATCGTGGTTGGATCCAATTCCAACAGTTACACATGAAATTTTAAAAGAAGAATACCAGGATGTAGATTTTTATGTTGTCTTAACACACCTCGGTATTGATAATGAAACTAAAACTGCATGGCGCTCAGATACGTTAGCGCATTCTTTATCTGAAAACAGTAACATGAAGGACAAGAAGATCCTGATCGTAGATGGTCATTCTCATACACCGATCGAAAAGGGGATTCATGTTGGAGATAATGTAATCTTAGTTCAAACTGGAGAACATCTAAATAACGTAGGACTTGTAACACTTAATTTAGATGATTTCAGTTCAAGTGTCGCGAAATTAATTCCTTTAAAAGACATTGCGAATCAACCGGATCCAGAAATTATGGAAATTATTCAAACTTCAGATGCTGCATATTCAGATCTCGTTTCGAGAGTCATAAAAGAAAATAATACGATAGATTTCCAAGGGCAACGTGACTTCGTACGTGTTCAAGAAACAAACTTAGGTAATATTATTACGGACTCGATGGTTGCTTATGGAAAAGAAGGATTTAGAAATCCTACAGATTTCGCGGTCATTAATGGTGGCGGTATTCGGGCAAATCTTTCGAAGGGACCGATTACACTGGGTGATGTAATTAGCGTATTACCATTTGGGAATGTCATGTCCCAAATTTCCGTAACAGGGCAGCAAGTATGGGACATGTTTGAATTCTCACTTCGTACTGATGTGCAAGATGTTCTTGATCATCATGGACTCCCAAAATTAGGCTCAAATGGTGGTTTCTTACATGTATCGGATACGATACGCATCCATTATGATCCGACTAAAGATGCATCCAGTCGGGTCCTCGGAATTGATATCTATGATGTCAAACAAGATCGCTTCGTCCCAATTGATTTAGAAAAAACCTATCACATGGCGACCAATGATTTTCTAGCTGCTGGTGGAGATGGTTACTCGATGTTGGGTGGTGCGCGTGAAGAAGGCCCATCCCTTGATGCAGTCTTCGCAGATTTCATGGAACATAACGCATTTATCGATTGGGAACGTTATGATGAAACTCAAAATCCTCAACGTATCATTTCGATTCTTGAAAAAGATTATGTCATCCCAAGTGTTACCCCTTTAGAGTTTGAAGCACTTGAACAAATCCTGGACAAAGCAAAAGCAATTAAACCGAATGACTATACAGAAGAAAGTTTTCAAAACCTACAGGATGCGATTGCTGTCGGAGAATCTTACCTTCAGTCTCTAAGTAAGAGAACTGCTTCACCGGTTTCACAAGACGATATTAATAAAGCGATTGCGCAGATTGAAGATGCGATTGCGAATCTCAAACTTAAAGACTTGGATAAACCAATCGTAGTCCCTGAAAAACCGGTAACACCTGGTATCGATATGAAAACTCCAGTATTATCAGGGGATCAACAAACTACAAATATCTCGACCTTACCTAAGACAGGTATAAACAAGCGTTTCACTTATGGTCTAGGGAGCGGTTTAACTGTTCTTGGTTGGATTCTTGTGAGAGGGATTCATAAAAAAGAAACGGATAACCAATAA
- a CDS encoding helix-turn-helix transcriptional regulator — MILNNIRDKREELGYTQQYFAEQVGVSRQTVIALEKGSYNPSLELAFKCAIVLNCTLDVLFQYEETPL, encoded by the coding sequence TTGATTCTAAATAATATTCGTGATAAACGCGAAGAACTCGGTTATACCCAGCAATATTTTGCTGAACAAGTTGGCGTCTCACGTCAAACCGTTATTGCCCTGGAAAAAGGTTCCTACAATCCGTCTTTAGAACTTGCGTTTAAATGCGCAATTGTTTTGAATTGTACCCTTGATGTACTATTTCAATACGAAGAAACCCCCTTATGA
- a CDS encoding N-acetylglucosamine kinase yields the protein MKYYLGIDAGGTYTRLVLFNDDGHEVDSLRLESIHYMQVGFDGITKILQQGKAEFENRGYSFEAVDVAIGTAGYGNDSKIREKIENAIWLVFPNALIMNDAHFAMVSALDNHDGVYIISGTGSIAMRKIGCTMDRRGGFGYLLGDEGSAFWIGRHLLSVFTQESDGRLPKSDFYHVMMEHFKLKKPYDLVSVVNEAKDCYRSFAAEVSLVGSRCLHVDHVATTYRNAGIELAKLANSFELNGKTKIALGGGVLLNNECVRASFIEHIHEDYEVVPNHQTVEYAAYLLLNQKTPL from the coding sequence ATGAAGTATTATTTAGGCATTGATGCAGGGGGAACTTATACGCGTCTGGTACTCTTTAACGATGATGGTCATGAAGTTGATTCCCTCCGTTTAGAGAGTATTCATTACATGCAAGTTGGTTTTGATGGTATTACAAAGATTCTCCAGCAAGGAAAGGCTGAATTTGAGAATCGCGGCTATTCTTTTGAAGCAGTTGATGTTGCGATTGGGACAGCGGGTTATGGAAATGACTCAAAAATAAGAGAAAAAATTGAGAATGCCATTTGGTTGGTATTTCCAAATGCTCTTATTATGAATGATGCGCATTTCGCAATGGTCTCAGCACTGGATAACCATGATGGCGTGTACATTATTTCGGGTACAGGTTCAATTGCGATGCGTAAAATAGGATGTACTATGGACCGGCGAGGCGGTTTTGGGTATTTGTTGGGTGATGAGGGAAGTGCTTTTTGGATTGGGCGCCATTTATTAAGTGTTTTTACCCAAGAATCGGATGGCCGTCTCCCGAAATCTGATTTCTATCACGTGATGATGGAGCATTTTAAATTAAAAAAACCGTATGATCTTGTGAGTGTTGTGAATGAAGCAAAAGACTGTTATCGAAGCTTTGCTGCGGAGGTTAGCCTTGTGGGTTCTAGATGCTTGCATGTTGACCATGTTGCTACAACATATCGAAATGCGGGTATTGAACTTGCGAAACTCGCAAACAGTTTTGAGCTCAATGGAAAAACGAAAATTGCTCTGGGTGGTGGTGTCCTTTTAAATAATGAGTGTGTTCGAGCTTCATTCATCGAACATATTCATGAAGACTATGAGGTTGTGCCGAACCATCAAACTGTTGAATATGCTGCTTATCTACTTTTAAATCAAAAAACCCCCTTATGA
- a CDS encoding DUF871 domain-containing protein codes for MRKLGISIYPDKSSVESMKRYIDDAAEAGFSRIFSCLLSVDKPKSVIKEEFLEINRYARSKGFEIIVDVSPRVFKDLDISYADLSFFSEIEADGLRLDAGFGGSEEAMMTFNPYNLKIEINMSNDTHYIDTIMDYQPNQYNLIACHNFYPHPYSGLNEDFFVKCTQNFTKYGLRSAAFVTSQAEGSYGPWPVSDGLVTLEKHRYLPIDVQIKDYVAMNVVDDIIISNCYPTKEEMEAIKKIDLYKLNLSVELVPDIPEVERKIVLEEPHFNRGDLGDFLIRSTMSRVKYKGHDFKIFNTPDVIKRGDIIIESSLFGHYAGELQIATKDMKNTGKSNVVGHVIAEELFLLDRIKPWQKFSFTL; via the coding sequence ATGAGAAAACTTGGAATATCAATTTATCCTGACAAATCGTCAGTTGAATCAATGAAGCGTTATATCGATGATGCAGCCGAAGCGGGTTTTTCCCGAATTTTTTCGTGTTTGTTGTCAGTAGATAAACCTAAATCAGTTATCAAAGAGGAGTTTTTAGAAATAAATCGTTATGCCCGATCAAAAGGATTTGAAATTATTGTGGACGTAAGTCCCCGAGTCTTCAAAGATCTTGACATCAGTTACGCAGACCTTTCATTTTTTTCTGAAATTGAGGCAGATGGATTAAGACTGGATGCTGGTTTTGGTGGAAGTGAAGAGGCAATGATGACTTTTAATCCATATAATTTAAAAATAGAAATCAATATGAGTAATGATACGCATTACATCGACACGATTATGGACTATCAACCGAATCAATATAATCTAATTGCTTGTCATAATTTCTATCCACACCCATACTCGGGACTTAACGAAGATTTTTTTGTGAAGTGTACTCAAAACTTTACAAAATACGGTTTACGTTCTGCTGCCTTTGTGACAAGTCAAGCGGAAGGATCATATGGACCGTGGCCAGTTTCTGATGGTCTTGTTACGTTAGAGAAACATCGTTATTTACCAATTGATGTGCAAATCAAAGATTATGTTGCAATGAACGTAGTTGATGACATTATTATTTCAAATTGTTATCCGACTAAGGAAGAGATGGAAGCGATTAAAAAAATCGATCTTTACAAGTTAAATTTATCTGTCGAATTAGTTCCAGATATTCCAGAAGTTGAGCGAAAGATTGTCTTAGAAGAACCCCATTTTAATCGTGGTGATTTGGGCGACTTCTTGATTCGCTCTACGATGTCACGAGTAAAGTATAAAGGGCACGATTTTAAAATCTTTAACACTCCGGACGTAATCAAACGGGGCGATATTATTATTGAAAGTAGTTTATTTGGTCATTATGCGGGTGAATTACAGATTGCAACCAAAGATATGAAAAATACAGGGAAATCGAATGTCGTGGGTCATGTCATCGCGGAAGAACTTTTCTTACTGGACCGTATTAAGCCATGGCAAAAGTTTAGTTTTACATTATGA
- a CDS encoding PTS sugar transporter subunit IIC produces MDAFIKFLDEKLSAPMAKLANQRHLRAIRDGIIATLPLIIVGSFFLILAAPPLPESWKLYQFLTEHAAKILLPFRLSMAIMTLYATFGIGSSLAKSYDLDELSGGILATAAFLLTFIPINIPADAGLEVSGWVLPMANLGGAGMFVGIITSILAVEIFRWTDRSNFKISMPPQVPTSVARSFEALVPTAIILILMATITYWIGFNWHTFIAGLVKPIVHAADTLPSVLIIVFLVTFFWSFGIHGVSIIGTLARPIWLQLLDKNTAALVAGDALPAISAEPFYQWFIWIGGSGATIGLAIAMAFFSKSAYAKSLGKTAFIPACFNINEPIIFGAPIVMNPILIIPFIITPMVGTIIAWVATSAGLVNRVIVTAPWTLPGPIGAYIATGGDYRASILNIILIIISVVIYYPFFKIYDNKLLEEERIGN; encoded by the coding sequence ATGGACGCATTTATTAAGTTTTTGGATGAAAAATTGTCCGCGCCAATGGCTAAACTTGCGAACCAACGACATTTACGTGCAATTCGTGACGGGATTATCGCAACATTGCCGTTAATCATCGTAGGATCTTTCTTTTTAATTCTCGCAGCACCGCCGTTGCCTGAAAGTTGGAAACTTTATCAATTTCTAACTGAGCATGCAGCTAAAATATTATTACCATTCCGATTGTCAATGGCAATCATGACCTTGTATGCAACATTCGGAATTGGTTCAAGTTTGGCTAAGTCTTATGATTTGGACGAACTATCGGGAGGAATTCTTGCAACTGCAGCCTTTCTACTGACTTTTATTCCGATAAATATCCCTGCAGATGCAGGCTTGGAGGTATCTGGATGGGTATTACCAATGGCAAACCTTGGTGGAGCAGGTATGTTTGTTGGTATCATCACTTCCATTCTTGCAGTAGAAATATTCCGTTGGACTGATAGATCAAACTTTAAGATCTCCATGCCACCTCAAGTTCCTACATCTGTAGCACGTTCTTTTGAAGCACTTGTGCCAACTGCAATTATTCTTATTCTCATGGCAACAATTACATATTGGATTGGCTTCAATTGGCATACATTTATTGCGGGACTTGTTAAACCAATTGTCCATGCAGCGGATACCTTACCAAGCGTACTTATTATCGTATTCTTAGTGACATTCTTTTGGTCATTTGGGATCCATGGTGTATCCATTATCGGTACATTAGCACGACCAATTTGGTTACAACTTCTTGATAAAAATACAGCTGCTTTAGTAGCTGGAGATGCACTTCCAGCAATCAGTGCAGAACCTTTCTATCAATGGTTTATTTGGATTGGAGGTTCAGGAGCTACTATTGGGCTTGCAATAGCGATGGCGTTTTTCTCGAAATCTGCGTATGCGAAATCACTCGGGAAAACAGCATTTATACCGGCGTGCTTCAATATTAACGAACCAATTATATTCGGAGCACCAATCGTAATGAACCCAATTCTTATCATTCCTTTTATCATTACACCAATGGTGGGTACGATTATCGCATGGGTGGCTACATCAGCCGGTCTTGTGAACCGTGTTATCGTTACAGCACCTTGGACCTTACCGGGGCCAATTGGTGCCTATATCGCAACTGGAGGAGATTATAGAGCCTCGATTCTAAATATTATTTTAATAATAATTTCAGTGGTGATTTACTATCCGTTCTTTAAAATTTATGATAATAAATTATTGGAAGAAGAGCGCATTGGAAATTAA
- the rplQ gene encoding 50S ribosomal protein L17, translated as MKNRKLGRDSAHRKALLRNLSTSLIVHGRIETTEKKAMELRSVADKLVTLAKRGDLHARREAAKIVFNVVADEKTGQTALQKLFDEVGPKYADRNGGYTRVIKTEMRRGDAAPMAIIEFV; from the coding sequence ATGAAAAACCGTAAATTAGGTCGTGATTCAGCTCACCGTAAAGCATTGCTACGCAATCTTTCAACTAGCTTAATTGTTCATGGTCGAATCGAAACAACAGAAAAGAAAGCAATGGAACTACGTTCAGTTGCTGATAAACTTGTAACTCTTGCAAAACGCGGGGACTTACATGCTCGTCGTGAAGCAGCGAAAATCGTATTTAACGTTGTTGCAGATGAAAAAACTGGTCAAACAGCGCTTCAAAAACTATTTGATGAAGTTGGACCTAAATATGCAGACCGTAATGGTGGTTACACACGTGTAATCAAAACTGAAATGCGTCGCGGTGATGCAGCTCCAATGGCTATTATTGAATTCGTTTAA
- a CDS encoding DNA-directed RNA polymerase subunit alpha → MNKFERAKFEVKEFDETAHYGKFVIEPLERGFGNTIGNALRRVLLSSLPGAAVYSIKIEGVYHEFTSIAGVGEDVTGIVLNVKDLVLNVQDEEVYTLRISQKGPKVVTAADIECPANVEILNKDHIIATLAEGAVLEMELKARNGRGYVSSDENKLIYQNASQGIGTIFTDSIYTPIERVKYHIEPTRVGQDSKYDRLIMEVWTNGSIQPQVALSLGSKILMDHLEQIVAIKDSVYETESVIKPDVSGVENPMATMMIEDLDLSVRSYNCLKRAGIQTVEELTLKTEDEMMRIRNLGKKSLKEVKDKLHDLGLGFKSFE, encoded by the coding sequence ATGAACAAGTTTGAACGTGCGAAATTTGAAGTAAAAGAATTTGATGAAACAGCACATTATGGTAAGTTCGTTATCGAACCACTTGAACGTGGTTTTGGTAATACTATCGGGAATGCGCTAAGACGTGTACTCCTTTCATCTTTACCAGGCGCAGCAGTTTACTCGATCAAAATTGAGGGTGTGTATCATGAATTCACATCAATTGCAGGCGTTGGAGAAGATGTTACAGGTATCGTTCTCAACGTTAAGGATCTTGTTTTAAATGTACAAGATGAAGAAGTTTATACACTTCGAATCTCACAAAAAGGTCCTAAAGTTGTAACAGCAGCTGACATCGAATGCCCAGCAAATGTGGAGATCTTGAATAAAGATCACATCATTGCAACACTTGCAGAAGGTGCAGTGTTAGAGATGGAGCTTAAAGCTCGTAATGGTCGTGGCTATGTAAGTTCTGATGAAAACAAATTAATCTATCAAAATGCATCACAAGGAATTGGCACGATTTTTACAGATTCTATTTATACTCCAATTGAAAGAGTTAAGTATCACATCGAACCGACACGTGTCGGTCAAGACTCTAAATATGATCGTTTAATTATGGAAGTTTGGACTAACGGTTCAATTCAACCACAAGTAGCGTTATCATTAGGTTCAAAAATTTTAATGGACCATTTAGAACAAATTGTTGCAATTAAAGATTCAGTTTATGAAACAGAATCAGTAATTAAACCTGATGTATCAGGCGTTGAAAATCCAATGGCAACAATGATGATCGAAGATTTAGACTTGTCAGTTCGTTCATATAACTGCTTAAAGCGCGCAGGTATTCAAACAGTTGAAGAGTTAACACTTAAGACTGAAGATGAAATGATGCGCATTCGTAATCTAGGTAAGAAGTCACTTAAAGAAGTTAAAGACAAACTCCATGATCTTGGATTAGGCTTTAAATCATTTGAATAG
- the rpsK gene encoding 30S ribosomal protein S11 yields the protein MAKAKVARKRRVRKNIARGVAHIHSTFNNTIVTISDEQGNVIAWSSAGALGFKGSRKSTPYAAQMASEAAAKAAVDHGMKTVEVSVKGPGPGRESAVRALQVAGLEISVINDVTPVPHNGCRPPKRPRG from the coding sequence ATGGCAAAAGCAAAAGTAGCTCGTAAACGTCGTGTCCGTAAGAATATAGCACGCGGAGTTGCACATATTCATTCGACATTTAACAATACTATTGTTACAATCTCAGATGAACAAGGAAATGTTATCGCTTGGTCAAGTGCTGGTGCTTTAGGCTTCAAGGGTTCACGTAAGTCAACACCTTATGCAGCTCAAATGGCATCAGAAGCAGCAGCTAAAGCGGCAGTTGATCATGGTATGAAAACAGTTGAAGTTAGTGTTAAAGGACCTGGACCAGGTCGTGAATCGGCAGTTCGTGCACTTCAAGTAGCAGGACTAGAAATTAGTGTAATTAATGATGTTACACCAGTTCCGCACAATGGATGCCGTCCACCAAAACGTCCACGTGGATAA
- the rpsM gene encoding 30S ribosomal protein S13, whose translation MARIAGIDIPRNKRVVVSLTYIYGIGLTTSKEILTKCEISEDIRVKDLTEEQVNAIRREVESIKVEGDLRREVNLNIKRLMEIGSNRGIRHRRGLPVRGQRTKTNARTRKGPRRTVANKKK comes from the coding sequence ATGGCTCGTATAGCAGGAATTGACATTCCACGTAACAAACGTGTAGTAGTCTCATTAACATATATCTACGGTATTGGCTTAACAACATCAAAAGAAATCTTAACAAAATGCGAAATCAGCGAAGATATCCGCGTTAAAGATTTAACTGAAGAGCAAGTTAATGCAATCCGTCGTGAAGTAGAATCAATCAAAGTTGAAGGGGATCTTCGTCGTGAAGTTAACCTTAACATCAAACGCTTAATGGAAATCGGTTCAAACCGAGGAATCCGTCATCGTCGTGGCTTACCAGTTCGTGGACAACGTACAAAAACAAATGCACGTACACGTAAAGGACCTCGTCGTACAGTAGCGAACAAGAAGAAATAA
- the rpmJ gene encoding 50S ribosomal protein L36, whose translation MKVRPSVKPMCEKCRVIRRNGRVMIICENPKHKQRQG comes from the coding sequence ATGAAAGTAAGACCATCTGTAAAACCAATGTGTGAAAAATGTAGAGTTATTCGACGCAATGGTAGAGTAATGATTATTTGTGAAAATCCAAAACACAAACAAAGACAAGGATAG
- the infA gene encoding translation initiation factor IF-1 — translation MSKENVIEVDGVVLDTLPGAMFKVELSNGHEILAHVSGKIRMHYIRILPGDRVTVEISPYDLSRGRITFRHK, via the coding sequence ATGAGCAAAGAAAATGTTATCGAAGTAGATGGAGTAGTTCTTGATACATTGCCTGGAGCAATGTTTAAGGTGGAACTCAGTAATGGTCATGAAATTTTAGCTCACGTATCTGGTAAAATCCGTATGCACTACATTCGCATTTTACCGGGAGATCGCGTGACTGTTGAGATTTCGCCTTACGATTTATCACGTGGGCGCATTACATTTAGACATAAATAA